The Magnolia sinica isolate HGM2019 chromosome 3, MsV1, whole genome shotgun sequence genome includes the window tttctcacaaaagtcATGGTGCTTGGGAGCTTCCTTCGCAAGGATTTTGTGTGGGGCCACttcaatgtttgtgagaaagtcaCTCCAGCCCTCTATTTTTCGAGCTTATTGTAGTACATGCCACTAAATATAAGGTGTATCTAAAACTTTAATATAAGGTGTATCTAAAACTTTAATAagtcacatgagaggaaacagtggggatttagtaactatcgttgaaacatttatatgactacaaagttttgtatcagtttaagtttttttgtgttttttcacTTCAGCTCAATGAAAATGactatataaacatcaaagtggagcctaggaaggtttcaatggtaggcatttctttccccaccGTTTCATCTCATGGGGCCTACTTAAGTTTTGAAACTTCCTCATTTTTGTCACACATGCTAAAATGTactaaaaaaaacatataaacgggttggatttctcacaaacatcatagttggCCCCACCCAAAATCCTCGCACTGAAACTCTCCAAAGGCTTTTGAAGAAAATCGGCGTCCGGgttcatgtatgccacgtgtgcaaattCTAATGCCGGAGTAGTACGGAGTAGTAACCATCATGCTCTATGAGAGCATTACAATCGAATCAGTTtccaaaaaatattataaaaaactTAAGACCACATGAAAGGGGGAGAAagagaataaagaagaagaaaggcaTCTTTGACTACCCGTGAAGAGAGGAAAAGAGCTGTTATTCTATTCCCAATATATGCCACTCTACATCTACTTTTCTGCCCTTTGCATTCGGTCCGGTTCAGGACAAAAAGGTAACCTATAAATGGCTTTTATAAAGGTCTGCTTCGGTAGACCTCTGCTCTCCTATTATTTTTGGTGCCCCATCTTTTTCATACCGGACCTACTCCGATTTACCATTATCCAAGTGGGGCCCGTGGATTCCCCAGTGGGCTAATCATCTTCACCTGATGCCATTAATGTGGCGCACCAGGGCCATCCGACTTTTGGGTTGCCTACATAAATGGTTACTgaattggtggggcctaccactGGTTAGTCCTATCAGCTGCTTCTATTGATATTGGGCCCGGTCGTCCGAACCATTGAGAGGTTTTTCGATGGACGTGGGTTTTCCTGCGCTGTGCTGGGATGCCGTTTGGGACaagtgatgtttgtaagaaatctcatTCATCTGTTTCCTAAAATCATTTCAGGACATATGAGCAAAAATAAGGAAGAATCGGATCTTGAGCcggaaataaaaattaaaaaaaaaaaaaaccctttcctACCATAAACATTCTTGAGCTctatcttaatgtttatatgccattcaaattaTTTATACTGCCATTCTCAATGAGATGAAGTATAATCATAAAAAACTtagatataaaacttttgtagttGAATAATTGCTTTGACGATAATCATttaatttctattatttttttcttacgTGGtatatttgagttttagatttgctcAGGTTTTTAACTCAACTATGAAAATGACCTAGCAAAATAGAGGAATGGAGTGAATTCCTCACAAACATTTGAATAGCCCCACGTACCACCCTGGCACAAGAACTTCGATAGTGTTGGAAGGTGGCATAATTTTACCATGCCAGGCAAAGGAACTTAGTGTAGGAAGGTGGCATAAGTTTACCATGCCATTGAGGGTTGATGAAGAAAAAGTCTGCACAGAGCATGTTTTAAAGTGGTTCGATTTTAATATGTACTTAGTCAAGTTGTTCTCTGACAGCTGCACGAGGCTTAATAAAATCCTACCACATTCGTATAGATACGGTGACGTGGATTGCAGAACTATCCTATCAGGGCAAAGCCTCAGGTACATGGGGAGATTTGATTGCCCATGTGTAAGTGAAGCCCAGTTGAGAATGACGTGGATTTTGAAAGCCTCTCGGAGAAAGTTCACATGATAGTAATCAATCGTGGTTACATGATGTTCACGAAAAATACATTCTAATTTAATTTtttctgttgaaaccttccttgccactatcTTGATATTTCTTTGATATCAAAACTAAGTCATTACCCCTCTCGATAAACCGAAAACACAGAAACAATagccttaaatataaaatttttggtcataagaacttttcaacgatagttgcttaatctccactgtttcctcttgtgtggcccacttaagtctaaTATCCGGCACGATTTTAATCACATGTCCTAAAACGATCTAAAAAAGGTATACACGGgatggatttctaaaaaacatcaGCCCCTAGGTTTGCTGAAATACACCTACGATCGAGCTTATAAAACTTTAAAATGTGCTTTGCGTGCTCCAGTCAAATCTAGCGCGTGCTCCAGTCAAATCAAATCCCAGGGTGACCCACCACAGAGGTCCATGGTGGCGGTGTTACCATGCAATCTGCATCCCAGTGAGGCTTCCACGATGAATGCATCTACAATCTGAATCGTCCATGCTGCATAGCCCACTATAGATGATTCCATCCTGAAACATTCCAGGCTAAAAATTCGATCCTAACCGCTGGTTTGGTGGATATCCAGTGGAGTGTGAAGATGAAAATTTGTAAACCGTCGAATTCTCAACAAAACGATCTACATTAATCAGAGACCAGGATTGTCCGATCAATCGGATATCGGGTACATGACCAATCTGCATTGTGactcactgtttggatggtttagattcaaGGTACATGACACGTGTATGGTAGTGTAGACTCGGCTCTGTTCTATCCATCAAAATTCCTGATGAGAACTCCGAAGTGCACTTTCTGGTACCAATCATTGAACCTATTGACGTGTAGATGCCACTCATCAAGGGAACTCAAATACATCAGATAGCACctctcttcaggtgggccacacatgcacattcaaccatcatcgattacacctagatccatagctcaactggaagactgagtggagatacctcgtttcaacacttgaggtcttggtatcgatccccagcGGTGGTGGCTAAGGTGGAATGTATGTACTGGGTGTGTACAAACaagctcacaaaaaaaaaaaaaaaaccatcatcgATTGGTTAGTTCCTTTAGCCATCTATTTCTGTTGTGCACATCTCGACCGCCCAATGAGTACTTGTGTCGGTGGCGCGTGTGAATGCCTATTACCAGAAAAGTGCACTCGCGCGAATGCACTTGGGATTCCGTTCCCACATATTAGGACAAACCACACCATTTCAGATGGTGTACCGAGCCACCAATCCTTCCCTGATGAAAGAAAAGGGGGACTAGACTCCTGTAAGAGTTCGGCACCATTTTAAAATGATGGTGATTCTTGGACCGTACACATGGCATTGTCTTAGGGGAATCTATGCCACCCAAATCTCCGACcaaattgtggatggagcatcaaTCCAAAATTACACTGATAAGACAATATTAACTATCTTGTTTTTCTTTTCGAATTTGGAccatttatcatttaaaattaaCCCTCCATTTCATAGCCATCAATTGGCCGATTCAGATTACTTATCACTTTGATTTTAGAcacatgctccatccacaatttgGTCAGATATTTAGACGGCATATATTTCCCTAAGATAATGCCATATGTACGGTTgaagaatcaccaccatttccaaaCTGGTGATGACCTATCATAATAGTCTACAGCCCAAAAACGGAGAAAAGTCGTATACGGTAAATCCTATGGTACGCATGTATGCATGATATACACACCCTATCTAAGTATCTATCCCTACTTTATAACGACAGCGATTtactgggaagcggattgcctgtgaccccgggcacagAGACATCTCTGTTCCCGAGGCTGTGTGGGGCCTAttgagatgtccgtgacaaatccattccctacatctgttttgaaaggccacATTAGTataggattttaaaaatcaagcagatccaaaactcatgtagtcTATACCACATTAAACAGTGGAGATTTGACCCTTTGCggtaacagaagttttgtatcaggaagATATTTCTTCATATAGTTTATCTGAGTgttaataattctatgaacggtttggatgctatataagcatcatggtcagttccaagaggttttcaacggtggatttgTTGTTCCCatttttgttggtgtggcccacctgagttttttaatttttctgatttttataatcctGTTCTATTgtagtctttaaaaacagatggactgatTCGAGTTTTCATGGACCCCGGGCATAggtatatctctgtgcccggggtcacaggcaatccgcttccgatttatCGCAAGATGTTAGCTATAATACATCCTGTCGTATTAAAAAATGAAGCGTCGGGGCGTCATCCATTGGATATGGGTACTTTttcgatgatctaaaccgtttatatgatgggaaaCCAACGTGGATGAAGAAATCCCAAACAATTACTAGATTCAAAAACTTCAATTATTTGATTATTCAATGTGAATGAGACTGTCCGCATTGAAAGGAAAGGAGAATTCAAATATAAAACTTTTTTATTATCGTGCATAAAAGATGAGGcccatcaaataaacggtttggatcattgaaagatgatcCCAAATCAAAAAGCTAATTTCACGACATATCGGGATGTATTGCAGCGAACATCCAGCCGAAACCATGGACGCGCGTTATACAGCGGTGCGTATTATAAAGGCCGATGCGTAAGAAGAGAATAGAAGGAAAGTTCTTCCCCATATGATCCTTCCGTCTTTAGACAAcggtctctctttctctctcttccttcaaaACAGACTATCCACTCATTTCGTGCAGCTTCCAGCAGAGATTGCATGAcccatttcatttttatttttttttcctctcctgCAGTAGGTCTTTCTCTCTCTAAAGTGATTTTCCTTCTTTTATTCTACTGCTATTggggcttctttctctctcttcattgCTGTGGATGGTGGGGTTTTGTTCTTTTCTTGCATTCCTTTCTTGATTCTGCATCTTTACATTTCTTTATCAGattcccaccttttttttttctctcacatGCATGTTCCTGGTTTTGTCTAGTCTGGATTAAACCACAAGGATCCGTTGTTTTATCTGCTTTTGAAAGAGGGAAGGGGGGAGAGGCGGGACCTTTGAGCCTTTTGGTGGATGTGTTTCTCCATTTACTTTTTGGGTGAAATTGGATCTTGTGGTGACAGGAGGTGAGATTTCAGACCTGGGTTTTCCTTTTCGGTGGGAGATTTGAACTGGGTCTCATTCTTTTCGTATTTCGGGATTGGATTGGGAGATGGTTATGGACGCATTTGAATTGGGTTGGGTTTTTCCGTTATCTCTGATCTGTTTGGGGGGAAGAGGTTGTGAATTGGGCTTGATTTATCTGTTCTTGTAAAGATTAATTTGGTGGAGTTATGCTTTCTAAGGTGGTTTTGAGTTGGGTCTGATTGTACCTGTCGAGAATTGAGAGGTGCGTGTTGTTTGTGCGGGTAATTGTGAATTGGGTCTGATTGCATTTGCCATTCTAGATTGATTTTGATCTCCTGAGTCCTGAGGGATGGCAGGAATCGACATCTCCAAATATGGTCACAGCCCTGTTCATAAGGCCATAGCAATGAAGGATTATGCCTCTCTCAAGCGCATACTTTCCAATCTCCCACGGCCCTGCAATCCAGATGAGATTTGCACTGAGGCAGCTTCATTGGCTGAGGAGGAGAAGGCAGACTTGATCTCTGCCGTGATTGACCGCCGGGATGTCCCCAACCGGGAGACACCGCTTCATCTTGCCGTCAAGCTTGGGGATGCGACTGCCACCGAGATGCTGATGGTTGCGGGTGCAGACTGGAGCTTGCAGAATGATCAGGGCTGGAGCTCTCTCCAAGAAGCGATTTGCATGAGGGAGGAAGGGATCGCGATGATTATAGTCAGGCATTACCAGCTGCTGGCATGGGCAAAATGGTGCCGGAGGCTGCCTCGTCTGATTGGGACAATGAAGAGGATGAGGGACTTCTATATGGAGATCACGTTCCATTTCGAGAGCTCTGTAATTCCTTTCATATCACGGATTGCGCCATCGGACACATACAAGATTTGGAAGAGGGGGTCGAATTTGAGGGCAGATATGACGTTGGCTGGTTTCGATGGTTTCAGGATTCAGCGATCAGATCAGAGTGTTTTGTTTCTCGGGGACGGATCGGAAGACAGGAGGGTCCCACCTGGGTCCCTGTGCATGATTTCGCATAAGGATAAGGAGGTGATGAATGCATTGGACGGTGCTGGTTCTCAGGCAACTGAAAGCGAGATTCAACAGGAAGTTGCTGCGATGTCTCAGACTAATATTTTCAGGCCTGGGATCGATGTAACTCAGGCGGTGCTCTTGCCACAGTTAACATGGAGAAGGCAGGAGAGGACAGATATGGTCGGCCCGTGGAAAGCCAAGGTGTATGATATGCACCATGTGGTTGTGAGCGTCAAGTCCAGGCGGGTCCCTGGAGCTATGACGGATGACGAGTTCTTCTCATCTTGCAATGAGAATGACACCGGGAGTGAGGAGTACGAGGACCTCTTGACGGAGGATGAGAAGAGGCAATTGGAGGTTGCGCTTAAAATGGATTCTTCGGAGATTACTGATGACGGTCTATCCGATGTTTTAATTGCTCACCGGCACAGTTGCTATGAGCCAAGGGATATCCCTATTGAAGACTTGCATAGTTGCAGCAATGGCATGGCCAAGCAGGAGAAGAAGGGGTGGTTCAGCAGCTGGGGAAAGAGGGGTTCCAAATATGAGGGATCGAAGAAGATCGCTCCGCCAAGAAGCTCGCTTTGCATTGACGAGAAGGTAAGCAATCTCCTTGGTGAATCTCCATCTAGGTTCCAGAGCAAACCAGGAAGGCATTCTGTAGAGAGTCCTGTGATTGGGGAGGATCATCGGAGGGGAAGGGACAGAGATTCAAAAAGATCTGCTGTGAGTTCCGAAAGTGGACATCGACGCAGGGACACTGGCTCTGACAGCGAGTACAGGAAAGGATTGAGGCCTATCCTCTGGCTTTCTCCAAACTTCCCGCTCCATACTGATGAACTCCTCCCAATGCTTGATATACTTGCCAACAAGGTTAAGGCAATCCGTCGTTTGAGAGAACTTCTTACCACAAAGCTTCCTCCAGGAACGTTTCCAGTCAAGGTCTGTGACCTAACTATATAACGCTTGAAAGTTATTGTATGGTAATTTTAGTATATGATGTGCACTTCAAATGCTTGGTTTTTCTTTGTTCCTTGTTCTGATATTCGCTTTGCATGCTGATGCATTTGAAATTGTTACATCCATCATGACAACTGCACGTAAATATTCTTTTCTTGCTGTTCTAGCATTAACCCTTCTCTGCAACTTGTATGTAGATCTTGGATCTGCCATATAATTACTGTAatccttgaaaaaaaaataaaaaatcttttaaTCCTTTTCATGGTTTCCTGTAGGGTAGGACGTAAAGCTGCAAATGTTTCTATGAATGTTGATGTTATGAACTAAACGCAATGAAATTAGTTGGGATCGTCTCGGCTTAACATGTTGCTGAGGGAAGAAGTTGGCAGTCAAGATTCATTTTATTTGATCTACAATCGATTTGATGATATCCATGCCAAATGTAGGGAGGATTTAGGGAGGGAGCAAATTACTACTTAGGAAAAACAACCTCTGGAGAAACTGCTCAGGAAAACCGCCTCTGGAGAAACTGCTTAGGAAAACCCACCTCTGGAGAAACTGCATCACCATAGCAGAATTACTatgttttcaaaagaaaaaaagaaaacaaatctcTTTCTTCAACTTCTAGATTGTTCTTAGCATGTTAAGATTAAACAGTTGGAAATTGCTGCTGTGACGGAATATATGATCAGACATAACCTTGAGGTCTTCACTATCTATTTAGAGCATGTTTGGATTACAGATTACAACCAAAATGTAATGTAAAAGTATCATCATTAGAGTTTTCTGATGTTTGTTTATCCACGTAATTCGGCATGTAATTAGGTAGTCAAATGCAGATGTAATATAAGACAGGAAAAAGAATTtgtaataattacaattttaCATCATATTGAGGTGGAAATCCCCTATCCAACCACACAACAGTATATTTTACCTGTTGATTTGACATTTTTTCTTGTTGTGACATTACTGTAATGTAAAAGTATCATCATTATAAGTTTACCATGCCTATCCAAACACAAGAAATGACAGTCAAATTACCCGGTTTCCATCTGACaggtattgtaatttgtaatcattacatttttacattacattacggatataatccgtaatccaaacacaccctcttATGAGGTTTGCTAGATAACAAACTGTTGTCTGTAGCATCTGCATGCATTCATTACCTCATTTATTTTCTCTTAGCGTGAcgtgttttattttaatcaagtCTAGATACGGTTGTTTCTTTTGTGGGTAGATAAGTATGCGGTTTGAGCATTTTGCCCAAAGTTATTATCTGAATAGAAGTTTGCCTTTTTAAAAAAGTTATAACCTCGGACGTTACCTTTATCaatattctcttcttcttctttttttcctttttcttttttattggtaGTGCCAGcgctcttttttaaaaaaatggtagtGCCAGCTAGGTTTGAACTTGTGATCTGAATGTTTCAACCTGTTAGAGTTCACagccatgtgtgtgtgtgtgtacagagCACCATACTGATGAAGTTACACAGCCCTGTGTGTACAATAACAGATGTATATCCTTTTTGTtatcttttggtttcttttttgACATGATATATTTTAATTGTAGTTATCTTGTTATCACATGGTTATAATACAGCTATTAAGGAAGAGAGGTAAGCAACTCTCATCATCTCATGCCTCagttctctctccctttcttgttGATTCCTCTAGTCACACCCACACAACCCTTTGCTCTAATCACTAAGCATTTTCACATTTTGCATGTGTTTACCTGTTAGTAACATACATCGTTACTATCGACTAAGTTCTGCCGACCTTCTTTTTAGGACATGTTCCTCACTAGTTTAGAACATGCGATTGTGTTCATTTGTTAATTGCATTCCTTGCTACTACCTAGTAGGTTCTTTCTCACCTTCATTTCAGGAAATGATCCACATCAATTGTGAAATGCTACATCTctcaggaaaaagaaaaagaaaaggaaaaaaaataaaaaaatcaattaagGAACATTGAGCATACGTTCTTGATGTGAGCATTTATTCCATCCTCAATGAAGGCTTTATTTTTGCATGAATTATGGTGGATATGTTAGGAATTTAGAACTTTTGTATAATGGTCAAAGTAGCTTTTGATTGTTCTTCCCATCACCTTAGATGGGTCCTTGATGGCTGATTAGTTGTGGAAGACAAGAGTCCTTTTGCATGTTTGCTTTGCGTTATCTGCATGGGAGGCATTGATTTAGTTCCTGTGATATCGTTGAGTGTGCTAGTGGAAACGCTTAGCATAGGAGGGGTAGGGTTGTTAATTATGTGTCCTTGAGGGTAAGAAattgcacctttttttttaaagagatatTTTCCAGATAAATTCCTATCCTTTAGTGCATCTTCCAAAAAACCACATACTTCTAATGTATTTCCAAATAATCGcctatttttgagaaatctataTGTATAGAATACCATATTTTCTAGGGGACCAAAAATCCCATAGTTAAAAAGCCTTTAATTAACCCGCCTACCcagctatgtggggcccgcaaTGATGTCGTTGtgacatccactctatccattagtTTTGCTAGATCATGGTAGGACGTGAGCCTCAAAactaggttgatccaaaactcaggtggatcacactataggaaacagtgggggatggaaatgctcaccgttgaaacctttatgggaCGACCCGTCATCatatttatgttccatccaacccattcataagatgTTGCCCAtaaggatgaaggaaaaacacaaatatcagcctcatctgaaacttctgtgggccccgataaagttttaatggtgggtgttcaatcctcactgtttcctgtggtgtgacccacatgattTTGAATATgtctagtttatttatttatttattttatttactttttataatCTCACGTCCTACCATGAACTagcgaaactgatggacggagtggatgtgacAAGGACATTGCAATGAGTCCCACCATAGTTTGGGTTACATGAGCTCAAAAGGGGGCAAATCCTTTAGTTACATTGCTATCTGTTCTTTTTGTTAACTTGCCGTCAGTAAAAATCAAACTTGCTACTTTTTCGACTGTATGCCTAAAAGGTATGCATTTATTTGTAAAAACTTTGTAGGTAGGCGGTTTTTGGGAGATGCACTAAATGATAGGTGGTTGGTTATACGTCCCTTTTATAAATTGACAGTTCATTATGAAAAGTTGCATTTCCCAAGTATGTCATGGGAACATCAAGACTACCACGTTTTCACTTACAGCTGACATAATCACTCATGAGTATGACACCCAAGCCTGGGTCACAAAGCTTTGAAGTATTTTTGGGGGTACAAAAGCCTGTGGTACATGAGGTTGGCCTTGATGCTAGGTGGCATTGTTGGAATGGGCCTAAGGGCCAGAGAGTTAAGGTCTTCAAAATGACTTTTAAAATCACTTCCATGCAGCATGTAGTATGGAAAGGGACGTGGCATGATCAACAGCCAAACCAATAGTTCAAGGGGTAAAGGAGTTGTTTTGATTATCATTCCGACGATCTCAAGGGCATTTTGTAAATCAAGCGCCATGTTTAGTGTAccttgaatttagaggttttgatACTGATTAAAATAGTATTAGGGGTATCATAGGGAGTTGATTGTTTGCAATATCACCCTGACTTGTTGAAGCACAAAAACATTTTTAGTGCCCTTGATGGAGTTGTCCAGATGGCCTGGTTGGCTAATGGTTCAAAGGCATCTTTTCTT containing:
- the LOC131240664 gene encoding uncharacterized protein LOC131240664 isoform X1; this translates as MAGIDISKYGHSPVHKAIAMKDYASLKRILSNLPRPCNPDEICTEAASLAEEEKADLISAVIDRRDVPNRETPLHLAVKLGDATATEMLMVAGADWSLQNDQGWSSLQEAICMREEGIAMIIVRHYQLLAWAKWCRRLPRLIGTMKRMRDFYMEITFHFESSVIPFISRIAPSDTYKIWKRGSNLRADMTLAGFDGFRIQRSDQSVLFLGDGSEDRRVPPGSLCMISHKDKEVMNALDGAGSQATESEIQQEVAAMSQTNIFRPGIDVTQAVLLPQLTWRRQERTDMVGPWKAKVYDMHHVVVSVKSRRVPGAMTDDEFFSSCNENDTGSEEYEDLLTEDEKRQLEVALKMDSSEITDDGLSDVLIAHRHSCYEPRDIPIEDLHSCSNGMAKQEKKGWFSSWGKRGSKYEGSKKIAPPRSSLCIDEKVSNLLGESPSRFQSKPGRHSVESPVIGEDHRRGRDRDSKRSAVSSESGHRRRDTGSDSEYRKGLRPILWLSPNFPLHTDELLPMLDILANKVKAIRRLRELLTTKLPPGTFPVKVAIPVVPTIRVIVTFTKFEELQPLEEFCTPPSSPGHHRSAGRESPGLPSSSSWLQWIKAPYRQSSSVMTGPSSRVEDIQDPFIIPPDYTWVTVEAKKKKMQESKNKSKTRRARGHNQ
- the LOC131240664 gene encoding uncharacterized protein LOC131240664 isoform X2, coding for MAGIDISKYGHSPVHKAIAMKDYASLKRILSNLPRPCNPDEICTEAASLAEEEKADLISAVIDRRDVPNRETPLHLAVKLGDATATEMLMVAGADWSLQNDQGWSSLQEAICMREEGIAMIIVRHYQLLAWAKWCRRLPRLIGTMKRMRDFYMEITFHFESSVIPFISRIAPSDTYKIWKRGSNLRADMTLAGFDGFRIQRSDQSVLFLGDGSEDRRVPPGSLCMISHKDKEVMNALDGAGSQATESEIQQEVAAMSQTNIFRPGIDVTQAVLLPQLTWRRQERTDMVGPWKAKVYDMHHVVVSVKSRRVPGAMTDDEFFSSCNENDTGSEEYEDLLTEDEKRQLEVALKMDSSEITDDGLSDVLIAHRHSCYEPRDIPIEDLHSCSNGMAKQEKKGWFSSWGKRGSKYEGSKKIAPPRSSLCIDEKVSNLLGESPSRFQSKPGRHSVESPVIGEDHRRGRDRDSKRSAVSSESGHRRRDTGSDSEYRKGLRPILWLSPNFPLHTDELLPMLDILANKVKAIRRLRELLTTKLPPGTFPVKGRT